The following proteins are encoded in a genomic region of Cyclonatronum proteinivorum:
- a CDS encoding efflux RND transporter permease subunit, with the protein MKLNEITLKNRTVILVLAVILVFAGAYSYSTIPKESNPSIEIPIFIVNTIYPGISPADMEALVTQPIERELQGINGVKDIRSTTLESVSSVVVEFDLDVSNIEASQRVRERVDIARAELPPDVEEPIIIEIDLDDFPILTVNLAADYPLSRLTEVANRMSDMLETVSGVREVDMIGDVEREVQVNVDIDALNSFGIPLQALVGAIQGQNLTIPGGTIDVDRMSYLIRISGEFDDPDEINDLVIVGGGGGGEGPAPEGLVYMRDVAEVIFGFKDRESFARLRSYKVNENGELVDLPAEDIQDLEVISLNIKKRPAANILETVEAVLAAVEDYPLPGGTQVVITGDQSEDVRNLISDLENSIISGMLFVVLVLVFFLGIRNALLVGTAVPLSILVGFIVLLSLGYTANFVILFSLIIALGLLVDNSIVVVENIYRYREMGYERFEAAKRGADEVGYALIAATSTLLAAFIPMTFWPGIIGQFMGYLPFTLIVVLLCSLFIALVIYPVLTAYLVKLDGEESRPRSKGFKMLQYGLGVFLVVAIGMANPVTLLVTVLVALFFVLTFKFMIKPLSAVFMERTLPAILDWYRNFLNWMLRRNYKIRYAMLRNTFALGMLSAGALFAVLGAVVSILSPAGQLLILLGGVFAGLGVIGILIHFVEIMLRGNKYSMYSGLVLAAFIGIILGAVSLGTEVSLLVWVTLMGLPVALVILGGIGLLIGTRTDKPLLVTDNRALLLNSVLGLMVSIFFLFTVIPTGVEFFPETDPNRIIIELEGPIGMNVHASNATAYDVQQRLYQLIDEDPKVKANIENIQINVGVAGDPFFGGGNQSPELSRLTVNLVDYGDRAEPSAITLRKMRSVITDLPDIIVSIEGEEVGPPTGAPVNIEVSGEDFDEVVRITREITQKLIEASTTRQIPGLVDIRNNISGGLPEYRILVDYERANRFGLSLADIAQTVRIANNGLEASKWRDGEDEYDIVVRLREEDRQNLESLAGLKIGSPSGLIPLVAVASFEEGTGLGSITRLNLSRTATIEGQAESGFSGPEVLSQVQTLLADYVADLPLGYTVRYTGESEDQEEAFGFLTTALLVGFALIFLIMLAKFNNVKSPLIIMTAVGLSLIGVLLGLILTRTPFGLMTFIGVISLAGIVCVNNVVLLDYVKQLTEKGMSKREAIVEAGTIRFRPVMLTALTTILGLVPLTFGINIDYVGLFANLDPNLQFGSESTAFWGPMGIAIISGLTFATFLTLVVVPVLYSAFDSVADRLSKNVYAEQSADA; encoded by the coding sequence ATGAAATTAAACGAAATTACGCTAAAAAACCGGACGGTCATTCTGGTGCTTGCGGTGATTCTGGTTTTTGCCGGCGCCTACTCTTACAGCACCATCCCCAAAGAGTCGAACCCGTCTATTGAGATTCCTATTTTTATCGTCAATACCATTTATCCCGGTATTAGTCCGGCGGATATGGAAGCGCTGGTGACACAGCCCATTGAGCGGGAGCTGCAGGGGATTAACGGAGTGAAAGACATCCGCTCTACTACGCTGGAAAGTGTGAGTAGCGTTGTGGTAGAATTTGATCTCGATGTTTCCAATATCGAAGCGAGTCAGCGGGTGCGCGAGCGGGTTGATATTGCGCGCGCCGAGCTGCCGCCGGATGTGGAAGAGCCCATTATTATCGAAATTGATCTGGATGACTTTCCGATTCTGACCGTCAACCTTGCGGCGGATTACCCGCTTTCGCGGCTGACCGAAGTCGCCAACCGCATGAGCGATATGCTCGAAACCGTATCCGGTGTCCGTGAAGTGGATATGATCGGTGATGTGGAGCGCGAAGTGCAGGTAAATGTGGATATTGACGCCCTGAATAGTTTTGGCATTCCGCTTCAGGCCCTGGTAGGCGCCATTCAGGGGCAGAATCTCACGATTCCGGGCGGCACCATAGATGTGGACCGTATGAGCTACCTGATTCGTATCAGCGGGGAGTTTGATGATCCGGACGAAATCAATGATTTGGTCATTGTTGGCGGCGGGGGCGGGGGCGAAGGCCCGGCTCCTGAAGGACTCGTCTATATGCGGGATGTAGCGGAAGTTATTTTCGGGTTTAAAGACCGGGAGAGTTTTGCCCGCCTGCGTTCCTACAAAGTCAATGAAAACGGCGAGCTCGTTGATCTGCCCGCCGAAGATATTCAGGACCTTGAAGTCATTTCTCTCAACATCAAAAAGCGGCCCGCAGCCAACATTCTCGAAACGGTTGAAGCCGTGCTTGCAGCCGTAGAAGACTATCCGCTGCCCGGTGGCACGCAGGTTGTTATTACAGGTGATCAGAGCGAAGATGTTCGGAATCTGATCAGCGATCTCGAAAACAGTATTATCAGCGGAATGCTGTTCGTGGTGCTCGTGCTGGTGTTTTTCCTCGGTATCCGGAATGCGCTGCTCGTAGGAACCGCGGTGCCGCTTTCGATTCTGGTAGGCTTCATCGTGCTGCTCAGCCTGGGATACACGGCCAACTTCGTAATTCTCTTCAGTTTAATCATTGCGCTGGGGCTGCTGGTTGATAACTCCATTGTAGTGGTGGAGAACATCTACCGCTACCGGGAGATGGGCTACGAACGCTTTGAAGCGGCGAAACGCGGTGCTGATGAAGTCGGCTACGCGCTGATCGCTGCGACATCAACCCTGCTGGCGGCCTTCATCCCGATGACCTTCTGGCCGGGAATTATCGGGCAGTTCATGGGATATCTCCCTTTCACCCTGATTGTGGTACTGCTGTGTTCGCTGTTCATCGCGCTGGTGATTTATCCGGTGCTGACAGCCTACCTGGTAAAGCTTGACGGTGAAGAATCCCGCCCGCGTTCGAAAGGCTTCAAAATGCTGCAATATGGTCTGGGCGTTTTTCTCGTGGTAGCGATTGGTATGGCGAACCCTGTCACCCTGCTGGTAACCGTGCTGGTTGCGCTGTTCTTTGTGCTCACGTTTAAATTTATGATTAAGCCGCTTTCGGCCGTATTCATGGAGCGGACCCTGCCGGCCATTCTCGACTGGTACCGAAATTTCCTGAACTGGATGTTGCGCCGGAACTATAAAATCCGGTATGCAATGCTCCGGAATACTTTCGCCCTCGGCATGCTCTCGGCAGGAGCACTGTTTGCCGTGCTGGGTGCCGTTGTCAGTATTTTATCCCCTGCGGGGCAGCTACTGATTCTTTTAGGGGGCGTATTTGCCGGACTTGGGGTGATCGGAATTCTGATTCACTTTGTGGAAATCATGCTGCGCGGGAACAAGTACTCTATGTACTCCGGTCTGGTACTGGCAGCGTTTATCGGAATCATTCTCGGGGCTGTTTCCCTCGGCACGGAGGTCAGTCTCCTGGTTTGGGTTACGCTTATGGGACTGCCGGTTGCACTTGTCATTTTAGGCGGCATTGGGCTCCTTATTGGCACCCGAACGGATAAACCGCTGTTGGTAACAGACAACCGCGCCCTGCTGCTCAACAGCGTGCTGGGACTCATGGTCAGCATATTCTTCTTATTCACGGTTATCCCTACCGGGGTGGAATTCTTTCCTGAAACCGACCCCAACCGTATCATTATTGAGCTGGAAGGTCCCATCGGGATGAACGTACATGCAAGCAACGCAACGGCTTACGATGTTCAGCAACGTCTCTATCAGCTGATAGACGAAGACCCTAAGGTGAAGGCGAATATTGAGAATATTCAGATCAATGTTGGGGTAGCGGGAGATCCGTTTTTTGGGGGTGGAAACCAGAGTCCGGAACTGTCGCGCCTTACCGTAAATCTGGTGGATTACGGCGACCGGGCTGAACCATCTGCCATCACACTGCGCAAAATGAGAAGCGTTATCACCGATTTGCCTGACATCATCGTGAGTATTGAAGGGGAAGAAGTCGGTCCCCCAACCGGCGCTCCGGTCAATATTGAAGTGTCAGGAGAAGATTTTGATGAAGTGGTTCGGATTACCCGTGAAATCACGCAAAAGCTGATTGAAGCCTCAACGACCCGGCAGATTCCCGGTTTGGTGGATATCCGCAACAACATCAGCGGCGGCTTACCGGAATACCGGATTCTGGTCGATTACGAGCGCGCCAACCGTTTCGGCCTAAGCCTGGCTGACATCGCTCAGACCGTGCGGATTGCCAACAACGGGCTTGAAGCAAGCAAGTGGCGCGACGGCGAGGATGAATACGACATCGTCGTTCGACTGCGCGAAGAAGACCGTCAGAACCTCGAGAGCCTCGCCGGACTCAAAATCGGCTCCCCCTCCGGACTGATTCCGCTGGTTGCCGTCGCTTCCTTTGAAGAAGGAACCGGTCTTGGCAGCATCACCCGTCTCAACCTGAGCCGTACGGCAACGATCGAAGGTCAGGCAGAGAGCGGCTTCTCCGGCCCGGAGGTGCTTTCACAGGTACAGACCTTGCTGGCTGATTATGTGGCTGACCTGCCGCTCGGCTACACCGTGCGCTACACCGGCGAAAGCGAAGATCAGGAGGAAGCTTTCGGGTTCCTCACCACAGCCCTGCTGGTTGGCTTTGCGCTCATCTTCCTCATCATGCTGGCGAAGTTCAACAATGTGAAATCGCCCCTGATCATCATGACTGCCGTAGGGCTGAGTCTGATTGGTGTACTGCTCGGCCTCATTCTCACGCGCACGCCCTTTGGCCTTATGACCTTCATCGGGGTTATCTCGCTGGCCGGTATTGTGTGCGTGAACAATGTCGTACTGCTCGATTATGTGAAACAGCTCACGGAAAAAGGCATGAGCAAGCGCGAAGCGATTGTGGAGGCGGGCACCATCCGTTTCCGTCCGGTAATGCTCACCGCGCTCACGACCATTCTGGGTCTTGTTCCGCTGACCTTCGGCATCAACATCGACTATGTCGGCCTATTTGCCAACCTCGACCCGAACCTGCAGTTTGGCTCTGAAAGCACTGCTTTCTGGGGACCGATGGGCATCGCCATCATCAGCGGCCTCACCTTTGCGACCTTCCTCACCCTGGTCGTTGTGCCGGTGCTGTACTCCGCTTTCGACTCCGTAGCCGACCGTCTCAGCAAAAACGTGTACGCAGAGCAGTCAGCCGACGCATAG
- the mce gene encoding methylmalonyl-CoA epimerase, translated as MNKIEHIGIAVSNLEEAIKTWETLLSTPCYKREAVESEKVDTAFFQTGESKVELLGATSEQSVIHSFIEKRGQGLHHVAFEVDDIRAEMQRLREAGFRLLQEEPKRGADNKLIAFVHPKNSTGVLMELCQSMPESE; from the coding sequence ATGAATAAAATTGAGCACATCGGCATCGCCGTCAGCAATCTGGAAGAAGCCATCAAAACCTGGGAAACCCTGCTCAGCACGCCCTGCTACAAGCGGGAAGCCGTCGAATCCGAAAAAGTTGATACGGCTTTTTTCCAAACCGGCGAATCAAAAGTTGAGCTCTTGGGCGCGACATCCGAGCAATCCGTCATTCACAGCTTTATCGAAAAGCGCGGGCAGGGCCTGCATCATGTGGCCTTCGAGGTGGATGACATCCGCGCGGAAATGCAGCGCCTGCGTGAGGCTGGCTTCCGGCTGCTTCAGGAGGAACCAAAGCGTGGCGCCGACAACAAACTGATTGCCTTCGTCCATCCCAAAAACAGCACCGGCGTGCTCATGGAGCTCTGCCAAAGTATGCCGGAATCCGAATAA
- a CDS encoding serine hydrolase, translating into MMSSLPVQAQEAETTVPAVPDALISWIEAGMADWDIPGMAVSIVKEDEVVFARGFGLRKLGEPEPVDEHTLFGIASTTKAMTATILGMLVDEGLIGWDDPVTRHLPTFELYDPYVTRTLTIRDLLTHRSGLGRMTGNRIQFMPNREPAELMYRMRYMEPERPFREGYVYSNMMYMVAGEVVRAVTGEGWDSFMERRLFAPLGMARSNTSITQIPEWENAAWPHQLIEGELKTIPRRNFDNVGASASVNSSAADMAQWMRLNLGEAGTFEGERLLSPETARELYRIVTPIPGNNREAAITAYALGWTVTSWNGRTIYRHGGATDGMNTNLILIPEENVGIFITTNTFNTFMNALGRMLKDYYTGAEFRDWHAVYLRGFEQQFARVQALRDEIHEARLPGTQPSRMLSAYTGLFHDPLYDEVRVVLAEAGLELHFWDDPTQVADLEHWHYDTFRAVWRNPAQREKFVWFKLGRDGQPDELHVQFSLRPLLLQVGAYPTNYYRIVRYGRVE; encoded by the coding sequence ATGATGAGTTCCCTGCCCGTTCAGGCGCAAGAGGCCGAAACCACAGTTCCGGCAGTTCCGGATGCGCTGATAAGCTGGATTGAAGCCGGCATGGCAGACTGGGATATTCCGGGGATGGCGGTTTCCATTGTGAAGGAGGATGAGGTCGTGTTCGCGCGTGGCTTTGGGCTCCGGAAACTCGGTGAGCCGGAGCCGGTGGATGAACACACGCTTTTTGGGATTGCGTCCACAACCAAAGCCATGACCGCCACCATACTCGGCATGCTGGTGGATGAAGGTCTCATCGGCTGGGATGATCCCGTTACGCGTCACCTCCCGACCTTTGAGCTTTACGATCCCTACGTGACGCGCACCCTCACCATCCGCGACCTGCTCACGCACCGGAGCGGTCTCGGACGCATGACCGGCAACCGGATTCAGTTCATGCCCAACCGCGAACCGGCCGAGCTGATGTACCGCATGCGTTACATGGAGCCAGAGCGCCCGTTTCGGGAAGGTTACGTGTACAGCAACATGATGTACATGGTAGCGGGTGAGGTCGTTCGCGCGGTCACCGGCGAGGGCTGGGACAGCTTCATGGAGCGGCGGCTGTTTGCGCCGCTGGGCATGGCGCGCAGCAACACGAGCATCACCCAAATTCCGGAATGGGAAAATGCGGCCTGGCCGCATCAGCTTATCGAGGGGGAGCTGAAGACCATTCCGCGGCGGAATTTCGACAACGTCGGCGCTTCCGCCTCGGTTAACAGCAGCGCTGCGGATATGGCGCAGTGGATGCGACTGAACCTGGGCGAAGCCGGCACATTTGAGGGTGAACGGCTTCTCAGCCCTGAAACGGCCCGCGAGCTGTACCGGATTGTGACGCCCATCCCCGGTAACAACCGCGAAGCGGCTATCACGGCCTACGCCCTCGGCTGGACGGTCACCTCCTGGAACGGGCGCACCATCTACCGGCACGGCGGCGCGACCGACGGGATGAACACCAACCTCATCCTCATCCCCGAAGAAAATGTGGGCATTTTTATTACGACCAACACCTTCAACACCTTCATGAATGCGCTGGGCCGCATGCTGAAAGACTACTACACCGGCGCGGAATTCCGCGACTGGCACGCGGTCTATTTGCGCGGCTTCGAGCAACAGTTCGCCCGGGTGCAGGCGCTGCGGGATGAAATCCATGAGGCACGGCTACCCGGCACACAGCCAAGCCGGATGCTCAGTGCCTACACCGGCCTATTCCACGATCCGCTCTACGACGAGGTGCGCGTCGTGCTGGCGGAAGCCGGTCTCGAACTGCATTTCTGGGATGACCCGACCCAAGTTGCCGACCTCGAGCACTGGCACTACGACACTTTCCGCGCGGTCTGGCGTAACCCCGCTCAACGCGAAAAATTCGTCTGGTTCAAACTGGGCCGCGACGGTCAGCCGGACGAGCTGCACGTACAGTTCAGTTTGCGCCCGCTCCTGCTGCAGGTGGGGGCTTATCCTACGAATTATTATAGGATTGTGAGGTACGGGCGGGTGGAGTGA
- a CDS encoding MFS transporter → MTFYTFFRKNTRLLLFGVLLTFFAGFGQTFMFSLFLPAWQETFGLSSGSFGTFYSAITLTSALLLPYTGGLLDRVPLQKYTFAVLGVMLVSALLLSFAHTLIVLFLAILGVRHTGQGLMGHISQTTMARRFDADRGKALSVSSVGFSLGEAVLPVSVALLIGAIGWRSSWMLIAGFVLLCAALIIPLLLKNYNETAPEPERFGAAIDAGSDPETHPPKEKTSPETNRSWTRAEMLRDPRFYFILPAGLASPILLTGFFLYQLPLAESKGWSMAWMASCFIGFAGAKMVFSLGIGPVIDRFTARAVYPFMLIPMVVGFVVLLLGSHPVTALIYMLLLGATEGISGNTKTALFAEIYGVTHLGAIRSTLVTLMVFSTASAPVLFGNLLDAGVVFSTIILGAIAFVLLSMLLALRITPWAEAIWGS, encoded by the coding sequence ATGACTTTCTACACCTTTTTTCGCAAAAATACACGTCTGTTGCTGTTCGGAGTGCTGCTCACTTTTTTTGCAGGCTTTGGACAGACCTTCATGTTTTCGCTTTTTTTACCCGCCTGGCAGGAAACTTTCGGGTTGAGCAGCGGCAGCTTCGGAACCTTCTATTCGGCCATCACCCTGACATCAGCCCTGCTGCTGCCTTACACGGGCGGCCTGCTCGATCGGGTGCCCCTTCAGAAATATACCTTCGCGGTTCTTGGGGTGATGCTGGTCTCAGCCCTTCTGCTATCGTTTGCGCATACCCTTATCGTACTCTTTCTGGCAATTTTGGGCGTACGTCATACAGGGCAGGGCCTGATGGGGCATATTTCGCAGACAACCATGGCCCGGCGTTTTGATGCTGACCGGGGCAAAGCGCTGAGCGTATCATCAGTGGGTTTTTCCCTCGGGGAGGCCGTGCTGCCGGTGAGTGTGGCCCTGCTGATCGGCGCCATTGGCTGGCGCAGCAGCTGGATGCTTATTGCAGGATTCGTGCTTTTGTGTGCCGCACTCATCATCCCCCTGCTGCTGAAAAATTACAATGAGACAGCCCCTGAACCTGAGCGGTTTGGTGCTGCCATAGATGCAGGATCCGATCCGGAAACCCATCCCCCGAAAGAAAAAACATCCCCCGAGACCAACCGCTCCTGGACCCGCGCTGAGATGCTGCGTGACCCGAGGTTTTATTTTATACTGCCTGCCGGTTTGGCATCACCAATTTTACTGACCGGTTTTTTCCTCTATCAGCTGCCGCTTGCTGAATCAAAAGGCTGGAGCATGGCGTGGATGGCGTCCTGCTTCATTGGTTTTGCCGGTGCCAAGATGGTTTTCTCGCTGGGGATTGGTCCCGTCATTGACCGTTTCACGGCGCGGGCGGTGTATCCGTTTATGCTGATTCCGATGGTGGTCGGGTTTGTGGTGCTGCTGTTGGGCAGCCATCCCGTAACGGCGCTGATCTATATGCTGCTCCTCGGTGCAACGGAAGGCATTAGCGGGAATACTAAAACGGCCCTGTTTGCCGAAATCTATGGAGTCACACATTTAGGTGCCATCCGTTCGACCCTCGTGACCCTCATGGTTTTTTCGACAGCTTCCGCACCCGTGCTGTTCGGGAATCTGCTGGATGCGGGGGTTGTGTTCAGCACGATTATTCTCGGGGCGATAGCGTTTGTACTGCTCTCGATGCTGCTTGCGCTTCGGATTACGCCCTGGGCGGAAGCTATATGGGGAAGCTGA
- a CDS encoding ABC transporter ATP-binding protein, translating into MEIGAENLTKSYGRQIVLNGLTFRVQEGSVLGLLGNNGAGKSTLIHLLTGIHQPDSGVLLIDGKSWLDAAQHDSLRRQIGVLPEQGQLNPELTAAEQLRFTALLYGIDLSSNMDQVMAMAEYLFEDLSVLEKRCATFSTGMKKKLGLILAFLHKPRLVLLDEPFSGLDPGSARLVINFLNAYSRSDRVIVVSSHNLSYVEQVATHLAVLHETEFRFFGTMDAFTSSGQSQLESSLMQLLAPEEKSTDQLRRLLS; encoded by the coding sequence ATGGAAATAGGGGCAGAAAACCTCACCAAATCGTATGGGAGACAGATTGTACTCAACGGCCTCACCTTTCGGGTGCAGGAAGGCAGCGTACTTGGGTTGCTGGGCAACAATGGGGCGGGAAAATCGACCCTCATTCATCTGCTGACCGGCATTCATCAGCCGGATTCGGGGGTGCTGCTCATTGACGGGAAAAGCTGGCTGGATGCGGCACAACACGACAGCCTGCGCCGTCAGATTGGCGTGCTGCCCGAGCAGGGTCAGCTGAATCCCGAGCTCACCGCCGCAGAACAGCTGCGGTTCACGGCCCTGCTGTACGGCATCGATTTAAGCAGCAACATGGATCAGGTCATGGCCATGGCCGAGTATTTGTTTGAAGATTTGAGCGTGCTCGAAAAACGCTGTGCGACTTTTTCGACCGGGATGAAAAAGAAGCTCGGCCTCATCCTCGCTTTTTTGCACAAGCCGCGGCTCGTGCTGCTCGATGAACCCTTCTCCGGCCTTGATCCCGGCTCCGCGCGGCTCGTAATCAACTTCCTGAACGCCTACAGCCGCAGCGATCGCGTGATAGTTGTTTCCTCCCACAACCTCTCGTATGTGGAGCAGGTCGCAACACATCTTGCTGTGCTGCATGAAACGGAATTCCGTTTTTTCGGCACGATGGATGCCTTTACAAGCAGCGGTCAGTCGCAGCTTGAAAGCTCGCTCATGCAACTGCTGGCCCCCGAAGAAAAAAGTACCGATCAGCTGCGCCGTCTTCTCAGTTAA
- the aat gene encoding leucyl/phenylalanyl-tRNA--protein transferase — MQQPDFGEPMLNIEQLIDAYRNGYFPMADGSGPEAEISYYTAWKRGIIPMEAFHMPKRALRTFRKMGYEAGINQQFEAVLEGCANRESTWINPVIHRTFLYLNQTGSAHSVEVFRDRKLVGGLYGLALGGAFFAESVFQDEPEAHKAALWFCHRHLTERGFTLWDAQFFTKHLGQFGCREIPASRYKTLLRQALKEPVTFV, encoded by the coding sequence ATGCAACAGCCGGATTTCGGGGAACCCATGCTGAATATTGAACAGCTCATCGATGCGTACCGCAACGGCTACTTCCCGATGGCAGACGGCAGCGGTCCGGAGGCTGAAATCAGCTATTACACAGCCTGGAAACGGGGCATCATCCCGATGGAGGCTTTTCACATGCCGAAGCGGGCACTGCGTACTTTTCGAAAGATGGGCTACGAGGCCGGCATCAATCAGCAGTTTGAAGCCGTGCTTGAGGGATGCGCCAACCGCGAAAGCACCTGGATTAATCCCGTTATTCACCGGACTTTTTTGTACCTTAACCAAACAGGTTCAGCACATTCCGTTGAAGTTTTCCGGGACAGGAAGCTGGTTGGCGGACTCTACGGTCTGGCACTTGGTGGTGCCTTTTTCGCTGAATCTGTATTTCAGGATGAACCGGAAGCACACAAAGCCGCGCTGTGGTTTTGTCACCGGCATCTCACAGAAAGGGGATTTACGCTTTGGGATGCGCAATTTTTCACCAAGCATTTGGGTCAGTTTGGCTGCCGGGAGATTCCCGCAAGCCGCTACAAAACGCTGCTCAGACAGGCACTGAAAGAACCCGTAACCTTTGTATAG
- a CDS encoding class I SAM-dependent methyltransferase yields the protein MSTLAYLKSLIKDKNVASITPSSRYTVRKVTRKIDFSGDITIVEYGPGTGVFAEYLLKKMSPDSRLIMIELNPDFVEILQKIDDPRVSVHRQSAEEAEAIAQNCGALEADYILSGIPFSFLPVQVKDNILTATYRLLREDGYFLAYQTSMHLRKPIEKHFGAVEMSFEIRNIPPMCIYEARKNGHRHLPHPPKN from the coding sequence ATGAGTACCCTCGCCTACCTGAAATCGCTGATCAAAGACAAAAACGTTGCCTCCATCACCCCAAGCTCGCGCTACACCGTCCGGAAAGTGACGCGCAAAATTGATTTCAGCGGCGATATTACGATTGTGGAGTATGGGCCGGGGACGGGCGTGTTTGCCGAATATTTGCTGAAAAAGATGAGCCCGGATTCCCGGCTGATTATGATTGAGCTGAATCCGGATTTTGTGGAAATCCTGCAAAAAATTGATGATCCGCGGGTGAGCGTGCACCGGCAGTCCGCAGAGGAAGCCGAGGCCATCGCGCAAAACTGCGGGGCGTTGGAGGCCGATTACATCCTGTCGGGCATCCCCTTCAGCTTTCTGCCCGTGCAGGTGAAGGATAATATCCTGACGGCCACTTACCGGCTGCTGCGCGAGGACGGCTACTTTCTCGCCTATCAGACCTCTATGCATCTGCGCAAGCCCATCGAGAAACACTTCGGAGCCGTTGAGATGAGTTTTGAGATCCGCAACATCCCGCCCATGTGCATTTACGAAGCCCGGAAAAACGGGCACAGGCACCTGCCCCATCCCCCGAAAAACTGA